Proteins encoded together in one Kribbella voronezhensis window:
- a CDS encoding ribonucleotide-diphosphate reductase subunit beta — MTTTGLGEITLGAARVEVADKAMINARADVNQLLPLKYQWAWDKYLAGCNNHWMPTEVSMQADIALWKSRDGLTEDERLMLKRNLGFFATAESLVANNIVLAVYRQLTNPECRQYLLRQAFEEAVHTHTFQYICTSLGLDEGELFNMYREVPSISDKDAWALKYTQHLEDPEFRTGTPEADTDFLRDLIAFYVVFEGMWFYTGFAQILSLGRRNKMVGIAEQYQYILRDESIHLNFGIDCINQIKLENPHLWTAKFQAEVREMLTEACELEVAYGKATMPNGMLGLTAELCEQYMHFVTDRRAEQIGLAPIFGETRNPFGWMSEVMDLKKEKNFFETRVIEYQSGGSLSWD; from the coding sequence GTGACCACCACCGGACTGGGTGAGATCACCCTCGGAGCGGCTCGGGTCGAGGTCGCCGACAAGGCGATGATCAACGCCCGCGCGGACGTGAACCAACTGCTGCCCTTGAAGTACCAGTGGGCCTGGGACAAGTACCTTGCCGGGTGCAACAACCACTGGATGCCGACCGAGGTGTCGATGCAGGCCGACATCGCGCTCTGGAAGTCGCGGGACGGTCTGACCGAGGACGAGCGGCTGATGCTGAAGCGCAACCTCGGCTTCTTCGCCACCGCCGAGTCCCTGGTCGCGAACAACATCGTCCTCGCCGTCTACCGTCAGCTCACCAACCCCGAATGCCGCCAGTACCTGCTTCGCCAGGCGTTCGAGGAGGCCGTGCACACGCACACCTTCCAGTACATCTGCACGTCGCTCGGTCTGGACGAGGGCGAGCTGTTCAACATGTACCGCGAAGTGCCGTCGATCTCCGACAAGGACGCCTGGGCGCTGAAGTACACCCAGCACCTGGAGGATCCCGAGTTCAGGACCGGTACGCCGGAAGCCGACACCGACTTCCTCCGGGACCTGATCGCGTTCTACGTGGTCTTCGAGGGGATGTGGTTCTACACCGGCTTCGCGCAGATCTTGTCGCTCGGCCGGCGGAACAAGATGGTCGGGATCGCCGAGCAGTACCAGTACATCCTGCGCGACGAGTCGATCCACCTGAACTTCGGGATCGACTGCATCAACCAGATCAAACTGGAGAACCCGCACTTGTGGACCGCGAAGTTCCAGGCCGAGGTGCGGGAGATGCTCACCGAGGCGTGCGAACTGGAGGTTGCCTACGGCAAGGCGACGATGCCGAACGGCATGCTGGGCCTGACCGCCGAGCTGTGCGAGCAGTACATGCACTTCGTCACCGACCGCCGCGCCGAGCAGATCGGCCTGGCGCCGATCTTCGGTGAGACGCGCAACCCGTTCGGCTGGATGTCGGAGGTGATGGACCTCAAGAAGGAGAAGAACTTCTTCGAGACCCGCGTGATCGAATACCAGTCCGGCGGCAGCCTCAGCTGGGACTGA
- a CDS encoding outer membrane protein assembly factor BamB family protein — translation MPDTAPGLDTELADDIAKGRRQQARRRTVAALVVLAVAVVLGVLTVALDWGWVVWRLSLGLAAIALAVASLRLGRLHRVAAVITAVALVAAGVLLVRIPPIAQPGWTVGEHIRLVAAAGDVAVTLDPSTGRLQGHQRSNGDNVWQSESLGLSDLELHRLGGDGLLVYSGSERHHGQAAVVSLADGKTTWRQDVGDQAPFTANDDVVVVTSEVMTTGLDLRSGRKVWSTPGRATAGSGGQSSYSPRRWVPRSDWIAMESPTSKRLPATVLDAGTGQPAAVVRAKSADFVIAGATFIEFGYDQKGRRIAQGTPLAGGRPWSAELPHSSVKELLDVVDGKARALYSNQAVFITPETGAVQTVRIEDDWSVAWFAGRIGGRYAVVEQRDPDHRVTAQTVADTVTGDVLRLPGRGHAVDLELAEFSADKAFLHTSVVDAVGGDADRYTVVEKDSAQVAITVPDGIPGSADEHFDAADDVIQVNRRIVPLAND, via the coding sequence ATGCCCGACACCGCCCCCGGTCTCGACACCGAACTGGCCGACGACATCGCCAAGGGACGACGCCAACAGGCACGTCGCAGGACCGTCGCGGCGCTCGTCGTCCTCGCGGTAGCCGTCGTTCTCGGCGTACTGACCGTCGCGCTCGACTGGGGGTGGGTCGTCTGGAGGCTGAGCCTGGGGCTCGCTGCCATCGCGCTCGCGGTGGCGTCCTTGCGCCTCGGCCGCCTCCACCGCGTCGCGGCCGTGATCACCGCTGTGGCGCTGGTTGCCGCCGGCGTGCTTCTTGTCCGGATCCCGCCGATCGCGCAGCCGGGCTGGACGGTCGGCGAGCACATCCGTCTGGTCGCGGCGGCCGGCGACGTCGCGGTCACGCTCGATCCGAGCACTGGCCGGTTGCAGGGCCACCAGCGCTCGAACGGTGACAACGTGTGGCAGTCCGAATCCCTCGGGCTGAGCGACCTGGAGTTACACCGACTCGGCGGGGATGGCCTGCTCGTCTACTCCGGCTCCGAGCGGCACCATGGCCAAGCGGCCGTCGTCTCGCTCGCGGACGGCAAGACCACCTGGAGGCAGGACGTCGGTGACCAGGCACCGTTCACTGCCAACGATGACGTGGTTGTCGTCACGAGTGAGGTGATGACCACCGGACTCGATCTCCGCAGTGGCCGCAAGGTCTGGTCGACTCCAGGGCGGGCGACGGCCGGCTCCGGTGGACAGAGTTCGTACAGCCCGCGGCGCTGGGTGCCGCGATCCGACTGGATCGCCATGGAGAGCCCGACGTCCAAGAGACTTCCCGCGACCGTGCTCGACGCCGGTACCGGGCAGCCGGCGGCCGTAGTACGGGCCAAGAGTGCCGACTTCGTCATTGCGGGAGCGACCTTCATCGAGTTCGGCTACGACCAGAAGGGTCGCCGCATCGCGCAGGGAACCCCCCTCGCGGGTGGGCGGCCCTGGTCAGCCGAGTTGCCGCATTCGAGCGTCAAGGAGTTGCTCGATGTCGTCGACGGCAAGGCGCGTGCGTTGTACAGCAACCAAGCCGTCTTCATCACGCCCGAAACCGGCGCCGTGCAAACCGTACGGATCGAGGACGACTGGTCGGTCGCCTGGTTCGCCGGCCGGATCGGTGGACGGTACGCCGTGGTCGAGCAGCGCGATCCCGATCATCGCGTCACAGCGCAGACGGTCGCCGACACGGTCACCGGCGACGTACTGAGGCTGCCTGGACGGGGTCACGCGGTGGATCTCGAACTCGCAGAGTTCTCAGCAGACAAGGCGTTCCTGCACACCAGCGTGGTCGACGCCGTGGGCGGCGACGCCGACCGCTACACGGTGGTCGAGAAAGATTCAGCCCAAGTCGCCATCACGGTCCCCGACGGCATCCCCGGCTCGGCCGACGAACACTTCGACGCCGCCGACGACGTCATCCAGGTCAACCGGCGAATCGTCCCGCTCGCCAACGACTGA
- a CDS encoding ROK family protein translates to MGQTRADGATSAGQLLHLVRTGAAGTRGELQQLTGLSRSTLGLRLEALLRNGWLIEAGSTASTGGRPPTVLRFAAGHALVLAADLDTRHARAAVLDLAGEVLAEKSGELVVADGPEIVLDTIADWFTALLEDVGRSPGEVAGIGLSVPGPVEFDTGLVIRPPIMPGWDEYPIRERLGRRFDVPVFVDNDANAMALGEQAAGYPDCPAFVLVKVSTGIGAGVVIDGSVFRGIDGGAGDIGHIRVRDAGDAKCQCGSLGCLAAVASGGALAGALSDLGVTARSGTDVRELIAAGQPDALRLAREAGRRVGEVLATVVSVLNPGVLMIAGDLADHHFVAGVHEVLYQTTLPRATRHLEVVTGRLADRAALQGIGRLVVDEVYSPAGVDARL, encoded by the coding sequence GTGGGGCAGACAAGAGCTGACGGGGCGACCTCGGCCGGACAGCTGCTGCACCTCGTCCGGACCGGCGCCGCCGGCACCCGCGGCGAGTTGCAACAGCTGACCGGGCTGTCCCGCTCGACTCTGGGGCTCCGCCTGGAGGCGCTGTTGCGGAACGGCTGGCTGATCGAGGCGGGTTCCACCGCCTCGACCGGCGGCCGTCCCCCGACCGTACTGCGGTTCGCCGCCGGCCACGCGCTCGTTCTCGCGGCCGATCTGGACACTCGGCATGCCCGGGCGGCCGTGCTCGACCTGGCCGGCGAGGTGCTCGCGGAGAAGTCCGGCGAACTCGTCGTGGCCGACGGTCCGGAGATCGTGCTGGACACGATCGCGGACTGGTTCACCGCGTTGCTCGAGGACGTGGGCCGTTCTCCCGGCGAGGTGGCCGGGATCGGCCTGTCGGTGCCCGGGCCGGTGGAGTTCGACACCGGGCTGGTGATCCGGCCGCCGATCATGCCCGGCTGGGACGAGTATCCGATCAGGGAGCGGCTCGGCCGGCGGTTCGACGTACCGGTGTTCGTCGACAACGACGCGAACGCGATGGCGCTCGGCGAGCAGGCGGCCGGGTATCCGGACTGCCCGGCCTTCGTGCTGGTCAAGGTCTCCACCGGGATCGGCGCCGGGGTGGTGATCGACGGCTCGGTGTTCCGTGGGATCGACGGGGGTGCGGGCGACATCGGGCACATCCGGGTCCGGGACGCGGGGGATGCGAAGTGTCAGTGTGGCTCGCTCGGCTGCCTGGCCGCGGTGGCGAGCGGTGGAGCGCTCGCGGGTGCACTGTCGGATCTTGGGGTGACTGCTCGGTCCGGCACCGACGTTCGGGAACTGATCGCCGCCGGCCAGCCTGATGCCTTGCGACTGGCCCGCGAAGCCGGCCGGCGAGTCGGCGAGGTGCTGGCGACGGTGGTCAGCGTGCTGAACCCCGGCGTCCTGATGATCGCGGGCGACCTGGCCGACCACCACTTCGTCGCCGGTGTCCACGAGGTGCTCTACCAGACGACCCTGCCACGGGCGACCCGCCACCTCGAGGTGGTGACGGGCCGGCTCGCGGATCGCGCCGCGCTGCAAGGCATCGGCCGCCTGGTGGTCGACGAGGTCTACTCCCCGGCCGGCGTCGACGCCCGGCTCTGA